A region from the Triticum urartu cultivar G1812 chromosome 1, Tu2.1, whole genome shotgun sequence genome encodes:
- the LOC125516316 gene encoding LOW QUALITY PROTEIN: probable transmembrane GTPase FZO-like, chloroplastic (The sequence of the model RefSeq protein was modified relative to this genomic sequence to represent the inferred CDS: deleted 1 base in 1 codon), which produces MRRCSTPSRPPSYPTKSGTNSAPPPPTPSPHPASLSAPLSTRARALPSLSLSMLATATTACFLLPRPAAASRGLPLHSLLLSRRRPRPRCAVDASSAAASGGGGAAKEPPRTLFPGGFKRPEIQVPALVLRVGVDEALGSGDAVAAAVARGVGIVVLEAGEEGGGRAYEAARALKAAIGDRAYLLIAERVDVASAVGASGVVLADDGIPAIVARSMMMKSNSDSIYLPLVARTIRSSDSARSATSSEGADFLIVNTGTGDFSSVLNGAGAQHVKIPVFFTLNDLQSEGSYSDTTSKLFESGASGIVLSLAGIQHLTDNIIERDFLKVESTDRVSQVTYSSASALEETNNVMVLTREKTKVAGFTKLDEKVMQLIATEKPILSEAVDVIRKAAPMMEEAELLVDAASRLSEPFLLVIVGEFNSGKSTFINALLGRKYLQEGVVPTTNEITLLSYSEVDSESMERCERHPDGQFTCYLSAPILKEMNLVDTPGTNVILQRQQRLTEEYVPRADLILFVLSSDRPLTESEVGFLQYVQQWKKKVVFVLNKLDLYRNSDELEEATAFIKENARKLLNTEDVTLFPVSSRSALEVKLSYSKNNDREHHGEVLLSDPRWRSSKFYDLEHYLLSFLDGSTDNGKERVRLKLETPIGIADRLLTSCQRLVKLEYEKAIDDLTSIRDLVSGANSYALKIEADSNSWQKQISSLIERAKSRAITLMESTLQLSNIDLIFTYMLTGEKGPSAKATSFVQNDILSPALDDAADLLSEYSKWLSSSNTREANLYLECFHERWNSLVSQEESVSSDRTELVNEGEKLSIKALDGFSATAAAKVFEEEIREVATGTFGGLGVAGLSASLLTSVLTTTLEDLLALALCSAGGFLAISNFPGRRKLAVEKVSKAADELSRKVDEAIQKDISKSASQLVQFVDTASKPYQEACQRKIDWLQGVQGELSAVERKLQTLKIDIQNLHGS; this is translated from the exons ATGCGGCGGTGCTCTACTCCGTCCCGCCCCCCATCCTATCCAACCAAATCCGGGACAAACTCTGCTCCACCACCTCCCACT CCCAGTCCCCACCCCGCCTCGCTCTCTGCTCCGCTGTCCACGCGCGCGCGCGCACTCCCATCCCTGTCGCTCTCCATGTTAgccaccgccaccaccgcctGCTTCCTCTTGCCGCGCCCGGCCGCCGCCAGCCGGGGCCTACCCTTGCACTCCCTCCTCCTCTCACGCCGTCGCCCCCGCCCCCGCTGCGCCGTCGACGCCAGCAGCGCTGCCgcttccggcggcggcggcgctgccaaGGAGCCGCCCAGGACGCTGTTCCCCGGCGGGTTCAAGCGCCCGGAGATCCAGGTCCCGGCGCTCGTCCTCCGCGTTGGCGTCGACGAGGCGCTCGGCTCCGGTGACGCGGTAGCCGCCGCCGTGGCGCGGGGCGTGGGGATCGTCGTGCTCGAGGCCGGGGAGGAGGGCGGCGGGCGCGCGTACGAGGCCGCGCGCGCGCTCAAGGCGGCGATAGGGGACCGCGCCTACCTGCTGATCGCGGAGCGAGTCGACGTCGCCTCCGCGGTAGGGGCGAGCGGCGTCGTGCTAGCCGACGATG GTATTCCTGCTATTGTTGCAAGGAGTATGATGATGAAATCAAACTCTGACTCCATATATCTCCCGCTTGTCGCTAGAACTATACGGTCCTCGGACTCTGCCAGAAGCGCTACTAGTTCTGAGGGGGCTGATTTCCTTATCGTAAATACCGGGACAGGTGACTTCTCGAGTGTTTTGAATGGTGCTGGTGCTCAGCATGTCAAGATTCCAGTTTTCTTCACTTTAAATGATTTGCAAAGCGAAGGGTCTTATTCTGATACCACATCCAAGCTGTTCGAGTCTGGTGCATCTGGAATTGTTTTGTCTTTGGCTGGCATCCAACATCTTACTGACAATATCATAGAAAGGGATTTTTTGAAAGTGGAGAGCACCGATAGAGTGTCACAAGTCACTTACTCTTCTGCTAGCGCGTTGGAAGAAACAAACAATGTAATGGTCCTAACTCGTGAGAAGACAAAAGTTGCTGGATTTACAAAACTGGATGAAAAAGTGATGCAGCTAATAGCGACGGAAAAGCCTATTCTCAGTGAAGCTGTTGATGTTATCCGCAAGGCAGCACCAATG ATGGAAGAGGCTGAACTTCTGGTTGATGCTGCTTCTCGCCTGAGTGAGCCATTTTTGTTGGTTATTGTG GGTGAATTTAACTCGGGAAAATCAACCTTTATAAATGCTCTACTTGGAAGGAAGTATCTTCAGGAAGGAGTTGTACCCACGACAAATGAGATCACACTGCTCTCATATTCAGAGGTTGATTCCGAAAGCATGGAGCGATGTGAGCGGCACCCGGATGGTCAATTCACATGCTATTTATCGGCTCCAATTTTAAAAGAG ATGAACCTAGTTGATACACCTGGAACAAATGTCATTCTCCAGAGGCAGCAGCGACTCACTGAAGAATATGTGCCACGAGCTGACTTGATACTCTTTGTACTGTCATCAGATAGACCATTGACTGAGAGTGAG GTCGGATTTCTCCAGTATGTCCAGCAGTGGAAGAAGAAAGTTGTATTTGTTCTAAACAAATTGGACCTCTATCGGAACAGTGATGAG CTTGAAGAGGCCACTGCCTTTATCAAGGAAAACGCAAGGAAATTACTCAACACTGAGGATGTAACACTGTTTCCTGTATCTTCACGCTCTGCTCTGGAAGTCAAACTTTCATATTCAAAGAACAATGATAGGGAGCACCACGGGGAAGTTTTGTTAAGTGATCCTAGATGGAGAAGCAGCAAGTTTTATGATCTTGAGCATTACCTACTGAGCTTTTTAGATGGTTCAACAGATAATGGAAAGGAAAGGGTCCGACTGAAACTTGAAACACCAATTGGTATTGCAGATCGTTTGCTAACTTCATGTCAAAGACTTGTGAAACTAGAATATGAAAAGGCTATTGATGACTTGACATCCATCAGGGATCTTGTTTCTGGTGCAAACAGCTATGCTTTGAAAATTGAGGCTGATAGCAATTCCTGGCAGAAGCAGATTtcatctctt ATTGAGAGAGCAAAAAGTCGAGCTATAACGCTCATGGAATCTACACTTCAGTTGTCAAACATTGACCTTATTTTTACATACATGCTCACAGGAGAAAAAGGGCCTTCCGCCAAAGCCACATCGTTTGTTCAAAATGATATTCTGAGTCCTGCCCTTGACGATGCAGCT GATTTATTGAGTGAATATTCAAAATGGTTGAGTTCTAGCAATACCCGTGAAGCAAATTTATATCTGGAGTGTTTCCATGAAAGATGGAATTCATTGGTTAGTCAGGAAGAAAGTGTCTCATCAGATCGAACTGAGCTTGTTAATGAAGGAGAGAAACTCAGCATAAAAGCACTGGATGGCTTCagtgctactgctgctgctaaGGTTTTTGAAGAAGAAATTCGTGAAGTG GCTACGGGAACTTTTGGAGGGCTTGGGGTTGCTGGATTGTCAGCCTCTCTTTTGACTTCTGTTCTAACAACTACACTCGAAGATCTACTTGCTCTTGCTCTTTGCTCAGCTGGCGG GTTTCTCGCAATATCGAATTTCCCTGGTCGACGGAAGCTTGCGGTAGAGAAGGTCAGCAAGGCTGCCGATGAACTATCTCGTAAAGTTGATGAAGCTATTCAGAAGGATATATCTAAGAGTGCTAGTCAGCTAGTCCAGTTCGTAGACACTGCCAGCAAACCGTACCAGGAAGCATGCCAGCGAAAAATTGACTGGCTGCAGGGTGTTCAGGGTGAGTTGTCCGCCGTTGAGCGTAAGCTCCAAACTCTGAAAATCGACATCCAAAATCTGCACGGATCATGA